In Drosophila yakuba strain Tai18E2 chromosome X, Prin_Dyak_Tai18E2_2.1, whole genome shotgun sequence, a single genomic region encodes these proteins:
- the LOC6526109 gene encoding uncharacterized protein LOC6526109, with product MQRSVFKSGCSRTLVLFNSLKSLYHNSLHAEQLLEAAPVPKNRCLDLLGRLLHGRLSLLGGRPVPPRFLPLLLGDFSLHFNAEEDEEFRRRLAMQLKELRDTLQETQELREGQEQDYQELEPQDEEEDQPYVPRSREISMEDLTDEELSEVRALRMSASHDDGKFGSSEQPETSELEGEETGEAKAKDNQEPQDAHEAVEHVIEGEIEGVYWTGEGKRIVTQTPQRKTGHSGFIDGQGEEIHQEESPHVAAPYHPEPRAQATSKVVRKGRKSKSSSKTYTPSDSDE from the coding sequence ATGCAACGATCGGTTTTCAAGAGTGGCTGTTCCAGGACACTGGTCCTTTTCAACTCGCTGAAATCCCTGTACCACAATAGCCTGCACGCGGAGCAGCTATTGGAGGCAGCTCCTGTGCCCAAGAACCGCTGCCTGGATCTTCTGGGTCGCCTGCTCCATGGCCGACTGAGTCTGCTGGGAGGACGTCCCGTTCCGCCCAGATTCTTGCCGCTGTTGCTGGGAGATTTCAGCCTGCACTTCAATGCagaggaggacgaggagttTCGTAGACGCTTGGCCATGCAGCTGAAGGAGCTGCGCGACACCCTGCAGGAAACGCAGGAGCTGCGGGAGGGACAGGAGCAAGACTATCAGGAGCTGGAGCCacaggacgaggaggaggatcaGCCGTACGTGCCCAGATCTCGGGAGATCTCCATGGAGGACCTCACCGACGAGGAGCTCAGCGAAGTGCGTGCGCTGCGGATGAGTGCCAGTCATGATGATGGCAAGTTCGGTAGTTCCGAGCAGCCAGAAACCAGTGAATTGGAGGGCGAGGAGACGGGCGAGGCCAAGGCCAAGGATAACCAGGAGCCGCAAGATGCCCACGAAGCCGTCGAACACGTTATCGAGGGTGAAATCGAAGGAGTTTACTGGACGGGCGAGGGCAAAAGGATAGTCACTCAAACGCCACAGCGCAAGACTGGCCATTCTGGGTTCATCGATGGCCAGGGCGAAGAGATTCACCAGGAGGAGTCCCCGCACGTAGCCGCTCCCTATCACCCCGAGCCGAGGGCCCAAGCCACCTCCAAGGTGGTGAGGAAGGGGCGCAAGTCCAAGTCCTCATCCAAAACCTACACGCCCAGCGATTCCGACGAATAG